Part of the Paenibacillus sp. FSL R7-0273 genome is shown below.
TGCAGCTGCGGCGAGGTTTCAAAGAATAAAATATCATTATAATCAATGCTGATCAGCTTATCGCCGGATTTGGTCTGGAATTTCTTAATATTGTTGTACTTATTCTGCAGATAACGGGTATTGGCGGTATCAATGCATTCAATAACACGCTGGCGGATATCAGTGAATTTATCCTTCGTGATATAATCCATCGCTTCCACCTTATAGGTGAACGTTAAATAGGTCAGCTCGGAATGAGTGGTCACAAAGACGATAGCTCCAAGGCTGTCATACTGGCGGATCTCCGCACCCAGTGCAATTCCGCTCTTCTCCTCCTGAAGATCCACGTCCAGAAAGTACAGCCCCGTCACCCGGTTATTCTGCAGATAGTCAAGAACATCCTGGGATCGCCCTGTGGAGATTACCAGCTTCATATCCAGGTTCTCCATCATAATATAGTTCTCTATGTAAGTGTTGAGCCGCTTTCTTTGTTCAGGGTCATCCTCACATACAAATATCTCCAGCATCCATTTTCCTCCAATCTATAGCTAATACACTTCAAGTTCCTGAACAAACTGACCTTCTTTCCTGTATGTATCCAGCGTAACACCGGCGCATTGGGAGACAATCTCCCTCAGATTGCTCAGCCCTAGCCCCCGGCCCGTACCTTTGGTGGAGAACCCTTTTTCAAAAATCTGGTGCAGCTCGGGACCGTTCGGCTGGCAGCTGTTCGCTACGGCAATCAGCAGACCTCCGGAACGTTTAACCAGCGCAACCCGCAGGTTGGAGGCTTCGCATTTGACCGCTTCCTCAATGGCATTATCGAGGATAATACCCAGACACCGGCAGAGCTTGACGGAATCCATGTTGATGGCTTCAATCGGCTCAACTGCCTCTACAACAGCATTGATATGAAGCTCCTGGGCACGAATCAGCTTCGAGGACAGAATGCCCTTCAGCTCCTGGACCTTAACATTTTGCAGCGTACCCAGCTTATAGTTGTTATTCTGCATCCCCTGGCTGATCGGAAGGATCTTGTTGTCAAAATAGGTGCTCAGCCCCTCCATATCCTTTGATCTTATGTATTCTGACATCGACAGCAGGATGTTGATATAATCATGGCGGAATTTCTGCATGTCGGCATACATCATTTCAAGATTATCCGTGTACTCCTGCAGCCGTTCATACTGCTCCTGCTTGCTCTGCATCGCTGCCTCTTTCATTACACTTCGTGTAAGCACAAGGAACACACCGATCAGGAGGATAAAATAAAATGCAAACAGCAGGCTGTTCGCCTGAATATTCGCATTGGTGAAGCCCTGCTGCTTCCCGATCAGGATGTTGGCATAAAAAATCACTACTGTAATGACACAGAGAACAGCGAACAAAATCCCGTATCTGCGGATTAGAAGATCAAATGCCTGGAATTTTGTGAACAAAAAGCGTGCGGCGTAGGCCATAATAATGGCTATAACAAAATAAGTAGGGTAGTAGACAAATTTGAGGCCTCCGCTTGTAATCTCATCAAGAGATGAGCTGGAGAAATAAATAAAGATGCTGCTGGTTATGTAATCACTGATTACAGAAATGATAATCGCCAGAATCGGAATGATAACACTAAAAACAATTCCCCTTGATTTCCAGTAACTCATTGCGATACACAGCAGAAGAATAACAGCAATGCTGGCAACACCAATCATGTAATACAGCGGATATACGACAGCAAAAGAGATGACGAACATTGCAAGACTGAATGTAAACTTAAATCTCCGCTGATTTAAAATATAAATACTTAGATTTAGTGTAAGCATCTGAGCTCCGATAGTTAGCAAATCCCTCAAAGTTACGATCCTCCTCTGTATC
Proteins encoded:
- a CDS encoding LytR/AlgR family response regulator transcription factor, whose protein sequence is MLEIFVCEDDPEQRKRLNTYIENYIMMENLDMKLVISTGRSQDVLDYLQNNRVTGLYFLDVDLQEEKSGIALGAEIRQYDSLGAIVFVTTHSELTYLTFTYKVEAMDYITKDKFTDIRQRVIECIDTANTRYLQNKYNNIKKFQTKSGDKLISIDYNDILFFETSPQLHKIILHAKNRQVEFYGKLKDILEMDSRFYRCHNSFVVNKDNITEVDTKNREIRMINGEICYASSRFLGGLKDIIPH
- a CDS encoding sensor histidine kinase produces the protein MRDLLTIGAQMLTLNLSIYILNQRRFKFTFSLAMFVISFAVVYPLYYMIGVASIAVILLLCIAMSYWKSRGIVFSVIIPILAIIISVISDYITSSIFIYFSSSSLDEITSGGLKFVYYPTYFVIAIIMAYAARFLFTKFQAFDLLIRRYGILFAVLCVITVVIFYANILIGKQQGFTNANIQANSLLFAFYFILLIGVFLVLTRSVMKEAAMQSKQEQYERLQEYTDNLEMMYADMQKFRHDYINILLSMSEYIRSKDMEGLSTYFDNKILPISQGMQNNNYKLGTLQNVKVQELKGILSSKLIRAQELHINAVVEAVEPIEAINMDSVKLCRCLGIILDNAIEEAVKCEASNLRVALVKRSGGLLIAVANSCQPNGPELHQIFEKGFSTKGTGRGLGLSNLREIVSQCAGVTLDTYRKEGQFVQELEVY